A region from the Altererythrobacter sp. H2 genome encodes:
- a CDS encoding hydroxymethylglutaryl-CoA lyase translates to MYTNAVEMVEVSPRDGLQNEPALIPTEAKLDLIRQAIACGARRIEVTSFVNPRAVPQMADAEQVCEGIEPVEGVTYIGLVMNRRGAERAIATGKIGQLGAVSVSTDTFAMANQGQTSEGSVDAASQIIALAKHAGLTGQATIAASFGCPFEGEVSEDRILAMAEVLARAGAVEIGLADTIGVANPAHVARLVERVSKAISPLPVRVHFHNTRGTGLANVWAAIGAGARIVDASIGGLGGCPFAPGAAGNVATEDVVYMLERAEISTGLDLDRLIETNRWLAGIMQKELPAMVGKAGGFPQPQHNERKLP, encoded by the coding sequence ATGTATACAAATGCCGTAGAAATGGTCGAGGTGAGCCCGCGCGACGGCTTGCAGAACGAGCCCGCGCTGATTCCGACCGAAGCAAAGCTGGATCTGATCCGCCAGGCGATTGCCTGTGGTGCACGCCGGATCGAGGTTACCAGCTTCGTCAATCCGCGTGCGGTGCCCCAGATGGCCGACGCCGAACAGGTCTGCGAGGGGATCGAGCCAGTCGAGGGAGTGACTTACATTGGCCTCGTCATGAACCGCCGCGGAGCCGAGCGGGCCATTGCCACGGGCAAAATCGGGCAGCTGGGCGCGGTTTCAGTCAGCACCGATACGTTCGCCATGGCCAATCAGGGGCAGACAAGCGAGGGCTCGGTCGATGCGGCAAGCCAGATTATTGCCCTGGCGAAGCACGCCGGCCTGACCGGCCAGGCAACAATTGCCGCCAGCTTCGGCTGCCCGTTCGAAGGGGAAGTCAGTGAGGACCGCATCCTTGCCATGGCCGAGGTGCTTGCACGAGCAGGTGCGGTCGAGATCGGGCTTGCGGACACCATCGGTGTTGCCAATCCCGCGCACGTCGCTCGGTTGGTGGAGCGAGTGTCAAAGGCGATCAGTCCGCTGCCGGTCCGGGTTCATTTCCACAACACGCGCGGCACCGGGCTTGCCAATGTCTGGGCTGCGATCGGTGCGGGCGCACGGATCGTCGACGCCTCGATCGGCGGGCTGGGCGGTTGCCCGTTTGCGCCGGGTGCGGCCGGGAACGTGGCGACAGAAGACGTGGTCTACATGCTCGAGCGAGCGGAGATTTCGACGGGCCTGGACCTTGACCGCCTGATCGAAACCAACCGCTGGCTCGCTGGCATCATGCAGAAGGAACTGCCCGCAATGGTGGGCAAGGCTGGCGGCTTCCCCCAGCCGCAACACAACGAAAGGAAATTACCCTGA
- a CDS encoding TonB-dependent receptor yields the protein MRPIRTLLLASTVILPLYASPALAQDAGAETQSDEIVVTARRQSESLQDVPASVSVLTASAIERTGATSADDFAQLTPGVTIVTGTAEAGDTQINIRGINGARDAESSVALVVDGILKTNTALLNQPQGTLRQVEVLKGPQGALYGRNAAAGAIVLQTLKPGDVLEGAVRASYAEQNTWQTTAHLAGPIGERLGFVLSGYYRTTDGFFRNEFLADAKSVDDQEVWAIDGRIVAGLGDATELDIKARYSELRGASINFNASFHLPNFAAANPAFYEDVNKHPFRYYSNIRPTNAQDSFDISAKIDHEFGSGMTLTAWALYSDVQQSLVADGTAADFARFIGAADPAGAATVNACFASTAALTGYPVNPPGGIGQIPVPFIFAPANGSTFGPYSPTTCDGTQFQLRNQTDFSGEIRLASSGDGPLDWQIGAYYLHIDREVGVSIGGDTGNGVIPNLYNSPNSSNPTSLLLADQFDTDVYAAFGSVDYEINPEFNVGVALRYDVEDRSTSSLVPDATDPFTGGPINPGQAFGAFTPQQARFKQLQPKVSLSWQPTDDLNLFANWGIGFKSGGFNNQGSRAIIDSVYNDGVTPGTIDADVSITDRYRKEKSSAFEVGLKGKALNGAVTFDLAGYYTEIDDMQFFEFFVGSFGLLRVVSNIDKVEVKGVEANLSAEVVDGWTFFGSANVTDSEIKANTARPYTVGNKSPYTADWTLNLGTEIEAPLNDGLDLVVRADYRLTGPTWFHSVQDEVRPTVFSGLLPISNLGLPAFVGDADLSVAQRDTFGVLNVRAGIEAGNFSAFVFADNALNENYLSEVITAVEFGGSFISPGARRLVGVELGYKF from the coding sequence ATGCGCCCGATCAGGACCCTTCTGCTTGCCTCTACCGTTATCCTGCCGCTCTACGCCAGCCCGGCACTGGCCCAGGATGCCGGTGCCGAAACGCAGTCCGATGAAATCGTGGTGACCGCGCGCCGCCAGAGCGAGAGCCTGCAGGATGTTCCGGCATCCGTTTCGGTCCTCACTGCGAGCGCGATCGAGCGCACCGGCGCAACCAGTGCAGACGACTTTGCCCAACTGACGCCCGGTGTGACAATTGTCACCGGCACAGCCGAGGCAGGCGATACCCAGATCAACATCCGCGGGATCAACGGCGCGCGGGACGCGGAAAGTTCGGTCGCGCTGGTGGTCGACGGTATTCTCAAGACCAACACCGCCCTTCTCAACCAGCCGCAAGGCACCCTGCGCCAGGTCGAGGTGCTGAAGGGCCCGCAGGGCGCACTCTACGGGCGCAATGCCGCTGCGGGGGCAATCGTCCTGCAGACCTTGAAACCCGGCGATGTGCTCGAAGGGGCCGTGCGCGCATCCTATGCGGAACAGAACACCTGGCAGACGACCGCACATCTGGCAGGGCCGATCGGCGAGCGCCTCGGTTTCGTTCTTTCGGGTTACTACCGCACCACCGACGGCTTTTTCCGCAACGAATTTCTCGCTGATGCCAAGTCGGTCGACGACCAGGAAGTCTGGGCAATCGATGGCCGGATCGTGGCTGGCCTCGGCGATGCAACAGAACTCGATATCAAGGCGCGCTATTCGGAACTGCGCGGCGCCTCGATCAATTTCAACGCCTCGTTCCACCTGCCCAACTTTGCTGCGGCCAATCCGGCTTTCTACGAAGACGTGAACAAGCACCCGTTCCGTTACTACTCCAATATCCGTCCGACAAATGCGCAGGACAGCTTCGATATCTCGGCCAAGATCGATCATGAGTTCGGCAGCGGCATGACACTGACGGCCTGGGCCCTCTACTCGGATGTGCAGCAGTCGCTTGTCGCCGACGGCACGGCTGCGGACTTTGCCCGCTTCATCGGTGCAGCCGACCCGGCCGGGGCGGCGACGGTCAATGCCTGTTTTGCCAGCACCGCTGCGCTGACAGGATATCCGGTCAACCCGCCCGGCGGCATCGGGCAGATCCCGGTCCCGTTCATTTTCGCCCCGGCGAACGGATCGACCTTTGGCCCCTACAGCCCCACCACCTGTGACGGCACCCAGTTCCAGCTTCGCAACCAGACAGACTTCAGCGGGGAAATCCGTCTTGCCTCGTCCGGTGATGGTCCGCTGGACTGGCAGATTGGCGCCTATTATCTTCACATCGACCGTGAGGTCGGGGTGAGCATCGGGGGTGATACCGGAAACGGGGTTATTCCCAATCTGTATAACTCGCCCAACAGCAGCAACCCGACTTCGCTACTGCTGGCCGACCAGTTCGACACCGATGTCTATGCTGCGTTCGGATCCGTCGATTACGAAATCAACCCCGAGTTCAACGTCGGGGTCGCGCTTCGCTACGACGTGGAGGACCGCTCAACCAGTTCGCTGGTGCCTGACGCAACTGACCCGTTTACCGGCGGCCCCATCAATCCCGGCCAGGCCTTCGGCGCTTTCACACCCCAGCAGGCCAGGTTCAAGCAGCTCCAGCCGAAGGTCAGCCTGAGCTGGCAACCGACTGACGATCTCAACCTTTTCGCCAACTGGGGCATCGGTTTCAAGTCTGGCGGCTTCAACAACCAGGGCTCGCGCGCGATCATCGATTCCGTCTACAATGACGGTGTCACCCCGGGGACAATCGACGCCGACGTCAGCATCACCGACCGGTACCGCAAGGAAAAGAGCTCCGCCTTCGAGGTCGGGCTCAAGGGCAAGGCGCTCAATGGCGCGGTGACGTTCGATCTGGCCGGGTATTACACCGAGATCGACGACATGCAGTTCTTCGAATTCTTCGTAGGAAGTTTCGGCCTGCTCCGCGTGGTATCCAATATCGACAAGGTCGAGGTCAAGGGTGTCGAGGCCAACCTGAGCGCCGAGGTGGTCGATGGCTGGACCTTCTTTGGCTCGGCCAATGTTACCGATAGCGAAATCAAGGCCAACACCGCGCGGCCTTATACCGTCGGCAACAAGTCACCCTACACTGCCGACTGGACCCTGAACCTTGGCACCGAGATTGAGGCACCGCTGAACGACGGGCTCGATCTGGTGGTCCGCGCCGACTATCGCCTGACTGGCCCGACGTGGTTCCATTCCGTGCAGGATGAGGTGCGCCCGACCGTGTTTTCCGGGCTCCTGCCGATTTCCAACCTCGGCTTGCCCGCCTTCGTAGGCGACGCTGATCTTTCGGTGGCGCAGCGTGACACCTTCGGAGTGCTGAACGTTCGCGCCGGGATTGAGGCGGGCAACTTCAGTGCCTTCGTGTTCGCCGACAATGCCCTGAACGAGAACTATTTGTCAGAGGTGATCACGGCCGTCGAGTTCGGCGGATCGTTCATCTCGCCCGGCGCGCGCCGCCTCGTGGGCGTGGAGCTGGGCTACAAGTTCTGA
- a CDS encoding isochorismatase family protein — MASDALAESYAGAFDGRLLPGRKPALLLVDMVAAYLDPASPFFCETAAAALACAVRLRKTARQAGRPVFYSSVVYQPGGADGGLFYRKIPALKAFDHGSPLGAFPPELVPAPGERVITKQYASAFFRTGLAAELSALGIDTLTIGGFSTSGCVRASALDALQNGFAPFVVGAACADRHARPHEQNLFDLQAKYAEVIDEAEGHAILG, encoded by the coding sequence ATGGCCAGCGATGCCCTCGCTGAGAGTTATGCAGGGGCGTTTGACGGCCGATTGCTGCCGGGCAGGAAGCCCGCGCTGTTGCTGGTTGATATGGTTGCTGCCTACCTGGATCCGGCGTCACCGTTTTTCTGCGAAACGGCAGCGGCGGCGCTGGCTTGTGCAGTGCGATTGCGCAAAACGGCGCGGCAGGCTGGACGTCCGGTGTTCTATTCCAGCGTCGTCTATCAACCCGGCGGAGCGGATGGCGGGCTGTTTTACCGCAAGATACCGGCCCTCAAAGCCTTTGATCATGGTTCGCCCCTGGGCGCTTTCCCGCCTGAGCTTGTTCCTGCCCCGGGCGAGCGGGTCATTACCAAGCAATATGCATCTGCCTTTTTCAGGACCGGCCTGGCCGCAGAGCTTTCAGCCCTTGGCATTGATACCCTAACTATCGGCGGTTTCAGCACGTCGGGCTGCGTGCGCGCATCGGCTCTCGATGCGCTGCAAAACGGCTTCGCGCCGTTTGTAGTAGGGGCGGCCTGTGCCGACCGGCACGCGCGACCACATGAGCAGAACCTGTTCGACTTGCAGGCGAAATACGCCGAAGTGATCGACGAAGCCGAGGGCCACGCCATCCTCGGTTAG
- a CDS encoding hydantoinase B/oxoprolinase family protein — MPAQIIQKNTTPFGKVAIDPVTLDIIENALRNARIEMDATLVRTAMSPGIREQGDAFPLIADPTGKMIVGQFGSFIDGFLRGYDGTIEEGDMIFLSDPYSCEGAISHSNDWLVLLPVYKQGRLLAWTAMFGHQSDIGGKVVGSMPIDAKSIFEEGVRIPPVKIWKKGEYNEDLMKLVMHQTRKPDWCQADLNALIASCRVASRRVVEMADRFGDDVYVSATQELLARNHRAMKALIGMAVAEEPVSFEDYICDDGLGYGPYRIKCTMWREGDKVVLDFEGTDPQSAASINFYLNENMFKMFFGIYMIMVFDPQILFNDGFYDLIEVRIPEGSLLKPKFPAALSGRTHALGRIFDILGGLLGQKTPEFLNAAGFSSSPHLFYSGWDNRTGREGEWFQLFQIGFGGIPGRPLGDGPDGHSLWPGFTNVPNEFLERYFPLRIERYETEPDSGGAGLHRGGNGIHMTYRFLADGEIAIHDDRWFVPPWGVNDGLPGKRARKILEHADGTSQIVGNKIDNIAVKAGDQLHFITWGGGGWGDPLARNPALVGLEIRQGLVTPGGAREYGVVANELGVVDESATAALRAEMAATRGGGKLFDYGPGIEVLRASCEVETGLPAPVQPVWRGQPQAEAAE, encoded by the coding sequence ATGCCCGCGCAGATCATCCAGAAAAACACCACGCCCTTCGGCAAAGTCGCGATTGATCCGGTCACGCTCGACATCATCGAGAACGCCCTGCGCAATGCGCGCATCGAGATGGACGCCACACTGGTCCGCACTGCCATGTCGCCGGGCATCCGCGAGCAGGGGGACGCCTTTCCCCTGATCGCTGACCCGACCGGCAAGATGATTGTCGGCCAGTTCGGCAGTTTCATCGATGGCTTCCTGCGCGGATACGATGGCACGATCGAGGAGGGGGACATGATCTTCCTGTCCGATCCCTATTCCTGCGAAGGCGCTATCAGCCATTCGAACGACTGGCTGGTGCTGCTGCCGGTCTACAAGCAGGGCCGCCTGCTCGCCTGGACCGCAATGTTCGGCCACCAGAGCGACATCGGCGGCAAGGTTGTCGGCTCGATGCCGATCGACGCCAAATCGATCTTCGAGGAAGGCGTCCGCATCCCGCCCGTCAAGATCTGGAAGAAGGGCGAATACAACGAAGACCTGATGAAGCTGGTCATGCACCAGACGCGCAAGCCCGACTGGTGCCAGGCCGACCTCAACGCCCTGATCGCCTCATGCCGGGTGGCTTCGCGCCGGGTGGTGGAGATGGCGGACCGGTTCGGCGATGATGTCTATGTTTCGGCCACACAGGAGCTGCTCGCCCGCAACCACCGGGCGATGAAGGCGCTGATTGGCATGGCCGTGGCGGAAGAGCCGGTCAGCTTCGAAGACTATATCTGCGATGACGGGCTCGGCTATGGTCCCTACCGCATCAAGTGCACCATGTGGCGCGAGGGCGACAAGGTGGTGCTCGATTTCGAAGGCACCGACCCGCAGAGCGCTGCCTCGATCAATTTCTACCTCAACGAGAACATGTTCAAGATGTTCTTCGGCATCTACATGATCATGGTGTTCGATCCTCAGATCCTGTTCAATGACGGGTTCTACGACCTGATCGAAGTCCGCATTCCCGAAGGATCGCTCCTCAAGCCCAAGTTCCCGGCAGCCCTGTCGGGTCGCACCCACGCCCTCGGGCGTATCTTTGACATCCTCGGCGGACTATTGGGGCAAAAGACCCCGGAGTTCCTCAATGCCGCGGGTTTCAGCTCCTCCCCCCATCTGTTCTACTCCGGATGGGACAACCGGACCGGCCGCGAAGGCGAATGGTTCCAGTTGTTCCAGATCGGCTTCGGTGGCATTCCGGGCAGGCCCCTGGGGGACGGGCCGGACGGCCATTCGCTCTGGCCCGGCTTTACCAATGTCCCCAACGAGTTCCTGGAACGGTATTTCCCGCTCCGGATCGAACGCTACGAAACCGAACCGGACAGCGGCGGGGCAGGGCTCCATCGCGGTGGTAACGGCATCCACATGACGTACCGCTTCCTTGCTGACGGCGAGATCGCGATCCATGATGACCGCTGGTTTGTGCCGCCCTGGGGCGTCAACGATGGTCTGCCGGGCAAGCGCGCGCGCAAGATCCTCGAGCACGCAGACGGAACTTCCCAAATCGTCGGCAACAAGATCGACAATATCGCAGTCAAGGCCGGTGACCAGCTCCACTTCATCACCTGGGGCGGGGGCGGTTGGGGTGACCCACTGGCCCGCAACCCGGCCCTGGTGGGCCTGGAAATCAGGCAGGGCCTTGTGACACCCGGCGGCGCGCGCGAGTACGGTGTGGTTGCCAACGAACTTGGTGTGGTCGATGAATCCGCCACGGCGGCCCTGCGCGCCGAAATGGCGGCGACGAGGGGTGGCGGCAAATTGTTCGATTACGGGCCAGGCATAGAGGTGCTGCGCGCCAGTTGCGAAGTCGAAACCGGCCTTCCGGCGCCAGTACAACCGGTCTGGCGCGGGCAGCCACAGGCGGAGGCAGCCGAGTGA
- the mazG gene encoding nucleoside triphosphate pyrophosphohydrolase: MPANLDRLLAIMRTLRDPETGCEWDRAQRFETIVPHTIEEAYEVADAVARGDITDIRDELGDLLFQVVFQARIAEEAGHFDFDAVAQAIADKLEARHPHIFGDAAMPGGMREERWEAIKAAEREAKGAASAMDGVALALPALMRAEKLQKRAARTGFDWPDPDGPAQKVIEEMAELAEASPEEQEAEAGDLLFAAVNLVRAYGIAPESALRAANTKFERRFRAMENMASGAFGQLTLDQQEMLWQAVKAEEKSA, from the coding sequence ATGCCTGCCAATTTAGACCGCCTTCTGGCGATCATGCGCACCCTGCGCGACCCGGAGACCGGTTGCGAATGGGACCGTGCCCAGCGTTTCGAAACGATCGTGCCGCATACGATCGAGGAAGCCTACGAAGTTGCGGACGCGGTCGCTCGCGGCGACATCACCGATATTCGTGATGAACTGGGTGACTTGCTGTTCCAGGTCGTATTCCAGGCCCGCATCGCCGAGGAAGCCGGGCACTTCGATTTCGACGCCGTGGCGCAGGCTATCGCCGACAAGCTCGAGGCCCGTCATCCCCATATCTTCGGCGATGCGGCAATGCCCGGCGGAATGCGGGAAGAACGCTGGGAGGCAATCAAGGCTGCGGAACGCGAGGCAAAGGGGGCGGCCAGTGCCATGGATGGGGTCGCCCTTGCCCTGCCCGCGTTGATGAGAGCGGAAAAACTGCAGAAGCGTGCGGCCCGGACCGGGTTCGACTGGCCCGATCCCGATGGTCCGGCGCAGAAAGTGATCGAGGAAATGGCCGAGCTGGCCGAAGCGTCGCCGGAGGAGCAGGAGGCGGAGGCGGGCGATCTGCTGTTCGCCGCGGTCAATCTCGTTCGCGCCTATGGCATCGCGCCGGAAAGCGCCTTGCGGGCGGCCAATACGAAGTTCGAGCGCCGGTTCCGGGCGATGGAGAACATGGCGTCAGGTGCATTCGGGCAGCTGACCCTCGACCAACAGGAAATGCTCTGGCAGGCGGTGAAGGCAGAGGAGAAATCAGCCTAA
- a CDS encoding GntR family transcriptional regulator yields MSRASDRAYEQIREMIISGELASGDALGEEALAERCGVSRTPVRDALRRLEAEMLVRRTETQRSFVADWSLDDIEDVFDLRAILEARAARRAAVRMTDPALQSLRACNAAIARAIAKSPPDIDAFLEGNREFHAAILAVAASPRLATLLNSLIEQPVVWRTAHQYGQDELRRSHGEHEELLAAFTRRDGDWAESVMASHIRRAFHAYADAHRGLSPIDTVTRTKGVRKA; encoded by the coding sequence ATGTCACGCGCTTCCGACAGGGCCTACGAGCAGATCCGGGAGATGATCATCTCCGGCGAGCTAGCATCGGGCGATGCGCTGGGCGAGGAAGCTCTGGCTGAGCGGTGCGGCGTTTCGCGAACACCGGTTCGGGATGCCTTGCGACGTCTGGAAGCGGAGATGCTGGTCCGCCGCACAGAAACACAGCGGAGCTTTGTCGCCGACTGGTCGCTTGATGACATCGAGGATGTGTTTGACTTGCGGGCGATTCTCGAGGCGCGCGCCGCACGTCGGGCGGCCGTACGGATGACGGATCCGGCATTGCAAAGCCTGCGCGCCTGCAACGCTGCAATTGCCAGGGCTATAGCGAAGAGCCCACCTGACATAGACGCCTTTCTTGAGGGAAATCGCGAATTCCATGCTGCCATCCTGGCAGTTGCTGCATCGCCGCGTCTGGCAACGCTGCTCAATTCGCTGATCGAGCAGCCGGTGGTGTGGAGAACCGCACACCAGTACGGGCAGGATGAACTGCGCCGGTCCCATGGTGAGCATGAAGAGCTTCTGGCAGCGTTCACCCGGCGCGACGGGGACTGGGCCGAATCGGTCATGGCGAGCCATATCCGCAGAGCATTCCATGCCTATGCTGACGCCCATCGCGGGCTCAGCCCGATAGACACCGTCACGCGTACCAAAGGTGTGCGGAAGGCATGA
- a CDS encoding hydantoinase/oxoprolinase family protein, producing MRYRLGVDVGGTFTDLLLFDNETGNFWRHKTPSTPHDSSEGILNGVTAITATAEVDPGEIEFFLHGTTVATNAVLEGKGARVGLITTEGYRDIMQIARSYVPGGLAAWIVWPKPQPLAALEDTVTIKGRMDADGNEVRPLDEAEIRAKLVALRDSGVEAITVSLINAYVSGVHEQRVGAIAREIMPDVPVSLSHEVLPEMQEYERTLSTVANASVRPVVGKYVSNLRKRLEEAGVTGKLSLLRSDGGLMSSQKAEEHPVNILMSGPAGGVTGALWVAKNAGFRNILTLDVGGTSTDVALIENLDPRRVRTTEVGHLSVRASSLDVKTVGAGGGSIAYVPELTRALRVGPQSAGAVPGPVAYGKGGELPTVTDANVVLGYLPEDLLGGSFKLDRDGAKKAVQTIADALGIPLMDAARGIIDIVNENMFGALRMISVQQGYDPRHFALMGFGGAGPLHVNAVARLMGSWPAISPVSPGVLCALGDATTRMRTETARSFSRLATNTNADELVAILDEMAAQTRAELTNDGIPGDEVTSEFEVDVRYAGQAFEVPLTIDQATLREKGIAGILERFDEEHRRLFTFNMDTPHEIVNLRAVAMGEAPQLPAAELPKGDGNPTGAKIRDHTLWMDGREQAAVIYDRRLLRQGDVIPGPAIVTEMDSTTLIESGCVATVDAVGNILINPAKEG from the coding sequence ATGCGGTATCGGCTGGGTGTCGACGTTGGCGGTACGTTTACCGACCTGTTGTTGTTCGACAACGAGACAGGCAATTTCTGGCGTCACAAGACGCCATCGACCCCGCATGACAGCTCCGAGGGCATCCTCAACGGGGTCACGGCTATTACGGCAACCGCAGAGGTGGATCCGGGCGAGATCGAGTTTTTTCTCCATGGCACCACCGTCGCCACGAACGCAGTGCTGGAGGGGAAGGGCGCGCGCGTCGGCCTGATCACCACCGAAGGTTACCGCGATATCATGCAGATCGCGCGCAGCTATGTGCCCGGCGGCCTTGCAGCGTGGATCGTCTGGCCCAAACCGCAGCCACTCGCCGCGCTGGAGGACACTGTCACGATCAAGGGCCGGATGGACGCGGATGGCAATGAAGTGCGCCCGCTCGATGAAGCCGAGATTCGCGCCAAGCTGGTCGCCCTGCGTGATTCCGGCGTAGAGGCCATCACAGTCAGCTTGATAAACGCTTATGTCAGCGGAGTGCACGAGCAACGCGTCGGCGCAATCGCGCGGGAAATCATGCCGGACGTGCCAGTCTCGCTGAGCCATGAAGTTTTGCCGGAAATGCAGGAATACGAACGCACGCTTTCGACTGTGGCAAACGCCTCGGTGCGGCCAGTCGTTGGCAAATACGTATCCAACCTGCGGAAACGGCTCGAAGAAGCGGGCGTAACCGGCAAGCTTTCGTTGCTGCGCTCCGACGGCGGGCTGATGAGCAGCCAGAAGGCGGAGGAGCACCCGGTCAACATCCTGATGTCCGGCCCGGCAGGCGGCGTGACTGGCGCGCTGTGGGTGGCGAAAAACGCCGGGTTCCGGAATATCCTGACACTGGACGTTGGCGGCACCTCGACCGATGTGGCACTGATCGAGAACCTTGACCCGCGCCGGGTCCGCACGACGGAGGTGGGCCACCTGTCCGTCCGAGCCTCGTCGCTCGATGTGAAGACCGTGGGGGCAGGCGGGGGTTCTATCGCCTATGTTCCCGAACTGACCAGGGCACTGCGGGTCGGCCCGCAATCGGCCGGGGCAGTGCCGGGGCCGGTCGCCTATGGCAAGGGCGGCGAACTGCCGACGGTGACCGATGCCAACGTGGTGCTTGGCTATCTGCCGGAAGACCTTTTGGGCGGCTCGTTCAAACTTGACCGCGATGGGGCAAAGAAAGCGGTCCAGACCATTGCCGATGCGCTCGGCATTCCGCTGATGGACGCAGCGCGCGGGATCATCGACATCGTCAACGAGAACATGTTCGGTGCGCTGCGGATGATCTCGGTCCAGCAAGGCTATGACCCGCGCCACTTCGCACTGATGGGCTTTGGCGGGGCAGGGCCGCTGCACGTCAACGCGGTCGCCAGGCTGATGGGAAGCTGGCCTGCCATATCACCGGTATCCCCGGGCGTGCTCTGCGCTCTGGGCGACGCGACCACCCGGATGCGCACCGAAACCGCGCGCAGCTTCAGCCGACTGGCCACCAATACCAATGCTGACGAACTGGTGGCCATCCTCGACGAAATGGCGGCTCAGACCCGGGCCGAACTGACCAACGATGGCATCCCCGGAGACGAGGTGACCAGCGAATTCGAGGTCGATGTCCGTTATGCCGGGCAGGCGTTCGAGGTGCCACTGACAATCGATCAGGCGACGCTGCGGGAGAAGGGCATCGCTGGAATCCTCGAGCGGTTTGACGAAGAGCACCGGCGGCTGTTCACGTTCAATATGGATACGCCCCACGAGATCGTGAACCTTCGCGCTGTCGCCATGGGCGAGGCGCCGCAGTTGCCAGCAGCAGAACTGCCAAAGGGAGATGGCAATCCAACGGGGGCAAAGATCCGCGACCACACCCTGTGGATGGACGGGCGCGAACAGGCCGCCGTGATCTACGACCGGCGGCTGCTGCGGCAGGGGGACGTGATCCCCGGTCCGGCAATCGTTACCGAAATGGACTCAACCACGCTCATCGAATCCGGCTGCGTCGCCACCGTTGACGCAGTCGGCAATATCCTGATCAACCCCGCGAAGGAGGGCTAA
- a CDS encoding CaiB/BaiF CoA transferase family protein, with product MSIANPSALAGLKVVELGQLLAGPFCGQLLGDMGADVIKVEPPGKGDPMRIWGQGAEKVQWEVIARNKRSVTANMRVPEGQAIVRDLARHADVLIENFKPGTLEKWGLSPEELHRDNPRLIIARMSGYGQSGPYSDRAGFGGIGEAMGGWRYIVGEPDRPPARMGISIGDTLCATYGTMGVLAALQHRERTGEGQVIDTALYEAVLQVMEGLVPEYDRNGFIRERSGSILPGIAPSNVYSCKDGPFMIGANNDAIFRRLAEAMGQPELADDPRYATHLARGQNQTELDELINCWTADLTIDEVDAMMIAHSIPAGRVYTAADMMDDPHFKAREAIVEVETRHRGKLKMQGTFPKFSRTPSTIRRPAPATPGQDNAEVYGELFGWDFDKLADLAGQGVI from the coding sequence GTGAGCATCGCCAATCCAAGTGCTCTTGCCGGCCTGAAGGTCGTGGAGCTTGGCCAGTTGCTTGCAGGTCCGTTTTGCGGACAGCTCCTGGGCGACATGGGCGCCGATGTGATCAAGGTCGAACCGCCGGGCAAGGGCGATCCGATGCGGATCTGGGGGCAGGGAGCGGAAAAGGTCCAGTGGGAAGTGATTGCCCGCAACAAGCGTTCGGTTACGGCGAATATGCGCGTGCCCGAAGGCCAGGCAATCGTGCGTGACCTTGCCCGCCATGCCGATGTCCTGATCGAGAACTTCAAGCCGGGCACTCTGGAAAAATGGGGCCTCTCTCCCGAAGAGCTCCACCGCGACAATCCGCGCCTGATCATTGCCCGCATGTCAGGCTATGGCCAGTCCGGGCCCTATTCGGACCGCGCAGGGTTTGGCGGCATCGGCGAAGCGATGGGCGGCTGGCGCTATATTGTCGGTGAGCCCGACAGGCCGCCGGCCCGGATGGGCATCTCGATCGGCGACACTCTGTGCGCAACCTACGGCACGATGGGTGTGCTCGCTGCGCTCCAGCACCGGGAAAGGACCGGCGAAGGGCAGGTAATCGACACCGCGCTATATGAAGCGGTACTCCAGGTCATGGAAGGGCTGGTCCCCGAATATGACCGGAACGGCTTCATCCGCGAGCGGTCCGGTTCCATCTTGCCGGGCATCGCGCCGTCCAACGTCTATTCGTGCAAGGACGGGCCCTTCATGATCGGGGCCAATAACGATGCGATCTTCCGCCGGCTGGCCGAGGCGATGGGGCAGCCGGAGCTGGCTGACGATCCGCGCTATGCCACGCATCTGGCGCGCGGCCAGAACCAGACCGAGCTCGACGAGCTGATCAATTGCTGGACCGCAGACCTGACAATCGACGAGGTCGACGCCATGATGATTGCACATTCGATCCCTGCCGGCCGCGTCTACACCGCCGCTGACATGATGGACGACCCGCATTTCAAGGCGCGCGAGGCTATCGTCGAGGTTGAGACCCGCCATCGCGGCAAGCTCAAGATGCAGGGGACTTTCCCCAAATTCTCCCGCACCCCGTCAACCATCCGCCGTCCTGCACCGGCAACTCCGGGGCAGGACAACGCGGAAGTCTATGGCGAATTGTTCGGTTGGGATTTCGACAAGCTCGCCGACCTGGCTGGTCAGGGGGTCATCTGA